The Planctomycetota bacterium sequence ACACCATCCATCGATCGTTCACCTCGATCGCCGCCCCGCGCATCTGCGGCATGAACAAAAACGCCCCCAGCACCGCCACACCCCTCAGTTCATCCGCCGCGAAAAGCACCCACTTCCGCGGCAACCGATCGCTGATCCAACCCGCGATCGGGCTCCATAAGAGATATGGCAGAAAGAAAAAGAAATCGATCCCCGACTGAATCGACGAATTGTCCACCCCCTTGCCCGCGTAACCCAGCAGCGACAGGGCCGCGAACATCGCCATCCGGTCCCCCACCCCGCTCGCGAACGTGCTCGACCAGAGCAGATGAAAACTCAAATTGCGACCCAGCGACGGCTCACCCATGCGCGTGAATGTATCACGAAAAAATGCTCCCCGTTGAGCGACGCCGCTCGTGGCGTGCTTCTCCTCCCGCCGAAAACCAGCCGCAAGCGGCGTCGCTAAACATTCCCCCCTCCCCTGCCTTATACTTCTTCCATGCCCGACTCCCCCGATTACCGTCCCTACCTCCGTCCGCGCCGGCTGCGCCGCGGCAAGGCGCTGCGCGATCTGGTCGCCGATGTGAAGCTCACACCCGATGATCTGTGCATGCCCCTGTTCGTCCGCAATGGGCAGAACATCAACAAGCCCGTCCTGTCCATGCCCGGCGTGTCGCAGTTCTCGCCCGACCGCGCCGCCGAGGAAATCGAAGAGCAGGCCGGGGCCGGGCTCAAGTCCTTCATTCTCTTCGGCGTCACCGACCCCGATCACAAGGACGCCCTCGGCTCCGCCGCGCTCGACGCTTCCAACCCCGTCTGCACCACGCTCCGTCACGTCCGCGAAACCGGGCTGGACGTGACCCTCATCGCCGACCTGTGCTTCTGCGAGTACACCGATCACGGACACTGCGGCCCCCTGCACGCCGACCCGGACATCACCGTCGACAACGACGCCGCGCTCCCCCTGCTCGGCAAACAAGCGCTCGTCCTCGCCGAAAGCGGAGCCGACATCGTCGCGCCCAGCGGGATGATGGACGGTCAGGTCGGCGCGATCCGACAGGCCCTCGACGCCGCCGGCCGAACCGACACCGCCATCCTCAGCTACTCCGTCAAATTCGCATCCTCGCTGTACGGCCCCTTCCGTGAAGCCGGTGAAGGTTCCCCGCAGTTCGGCGATCGCCGGGGCTATCAGATGGACTACCGCCGCTCGCGCGAATGGCGCACGGAACTCGAGCTGGACATCGCCGAGGGGGCGGACATGGTGATGGTCAAACCCGCCGCGACGTACCTGGACATTCTGCGTCAGGTGCGCGACGCCACCGACCTGCCCGTCGCCGCGTACCATGTCAGCGGCGAGTACAGCATGATCCACGCCGCCGCCGCCAATGGTTGGCTCGATCTCCAGCACACCGCCGTCGAAGTCACCACCGCCATGAAACGCGCCGGCGCCGACCTGATCCTCACCTACTTCGCCCCCAAACTCCTCAAGTGGATCTGACGATATAATCATGGCAAGGTGCCGCCATGCCCGCACGATTGACCATCGATTCACGCACGATCGCGGCTTTCTGCAAACGTCACAAGGTGCGCCGCCTCGCGCTCTTCGGCTCCGTCCTGCGCGATGACTTTACCCCACGCAGCGACGTCGATGTGCTCGTCGAATTCGAGCCCGACGCCCGCGCGGGTCTGATGGCGATGGCCGCCATGCAGCACGAACTGTCCGACTTGTTTGATCGCCCGGTTCATCTCAGCACGCCCGGCAGTCTGAGCCGATACTTCCGCGATCGCGTGCTCAGCGAGGCGGAGGTTCAGTATGACGCAGCATGATCCGACGGTGCGCCTCAGACACATGCGCGATCACGCCGCCGAAGCCGTCCAACTCCTCGCCGACCATGACATCGACCATCTTCGCCATGACCGAATGCTTGAATTGAGTCTCGTCCGCCTCGTCGAAATCGTCGGCGAAGCAGCGGCGTAAGTCCCGCGCGACATGCAGTCCCGCTACGCCGCCATTCCCTGGCGCGACGCGGTGACCATGCGCAACGTCCTCATTCACGCCTACGACCAGATCGATCTGCAAGTCCTCTGGAACACCGTCCGCTAAGACCTCCCGCCCCCGATCGAACTGCTCGACCGCGCGCTGGCGGACACAAATCCGTGACCGGCCCGCCCCGCTTCAGTGGGGCGGGGCCTCCCTCCCAATTCAGACACAGCGTTTACAGGGACACGCGATCGGCCTACCCTGTAGGGTTCATGCGGATGCGAATGATGGTCATCCTGATTTTGCTGGGCGTGGGGGCGGGCGGTTGCACGTCCGTGCGCGTGACGGATCCGCCGCGCACGGCGACGGAGCAGTTTCTCATGTCCACCGCCGCCGCCGACGCGGTGCGGCAACTGTCCGGCGAAGCGCTGCGGGGGCGGACGGTGTATGTCGACGACACATACATGCCCGCCAAGGAATTTCCGTACCTGATCGGCGACGTGCGGGCGCAGCTTCTGATGGCCGGTTGTCAGATGGCTTTGTCGCGCGACAAGGCGCAGGTCGTCGTCGAGGTGCGGTCGGGGGGCGTGGGCATTGATCGATACGAATTTCTCTTGGGCATACCGGCGTTGCCGCTGGGCGCGGTGGCGACGGCCGCGGGCGCTCCGGCGATCCCCATCAGCACGCCCGAGCTGGCACTGATCAAAAATTCGCGCCAATGGGGCACGGCCAGCATCGCGCTGGTCGCCTACTGGACCGACACGGGCGAGATCATCGCCGCGTCCGGCCCCTACGTCGGACGAAGCGAACGCGAGGACTGGTGGTTCTTCGGGTCCGGCCCGAAAAGCATCAGCGACATCCCCACGACCAAACCGCTGGAGTGATCGGCCGTGGTGCGATGGCTTGTACGAATCGCGATCCTGCTCATCGTGCTCGCGCTCCTCGGTGCGGGCACGGTCACATGGGAGCTGCACACCGATACGCCGCGGGACATGGTCGTCGACGAGATTCAAACTTCGACCGGTCTGCGACTCACGATCGGGTCGATGACGACAAGCTGGTCGGGTCAGTCGACGCTGCACGATGTCGCGATCCGTCTGCCGACGGGCGACGAGCCGATCTTCGCGGCTGATCAATTGGCCGTGCGGCACACGGGCGTGCTGCGATTGCTCTTCGGCGCGGCGGCGCAGGTTCATGTCATCACCGCGTCCGGCCCCGTGCATGTCACGATCGCGCAGGGCGCGGACGGGCGATGGAATATCGAGCGACTCGTCGATCTATTGAGCGCATCAACCAGCGGCGGCGGCGCGACGGCTCTGCCGCGTATTGAAATCGACGGCCTCGCGCTCGATGTGCGCGACCGGGCGGGGCGGCGTGAAACGGTGACCCCCATCAAATTCACACTCGACCCGCTCGGGCCGGGCGCCGGCGAGATCGCGCTGAGCGGGCCGGGGGAGTTGAACGTGGCGGGTCGGTTCAGCACGACGGGCGATATGACGCATGAGTTGACCGTCAAGGCGACGGACGCGGCGAAGGTGATGGGTCTGTGGCTGAGCGATGATCTGAAGCCGGCGTCAGTCGACGCGAAATGGTCGGGTCATGTGTCGGGGCCCGAGGTGTTGGGCGAATTGACGGTGACGGAGGCGCGGGCGGGAGCGAAACGGTTGAGCGGCGCGATGTCGATGGCGATGCGCTCGGGCAGCGTCACGATCAACCCCCGCCGGGTGACGATCGAAAACGGCGACGGCGCGGCGGCGACGCTCGAGGGCGGCGAGCTGGTCATCGACATGAAACACGTCGAGACGCATCAGCTTTTCGTGACGGCCGGCGACACGCGCGCGAAGCTCACGGGGCAGTACGCATGGGGCACGCGGAGCGGCGCGGTGCATGCGGCCTGGTCGGGCGCGGTCAAGGCGATGGACCTGGCGCACCATGGCGAGACGGATGTGCGGATCGAAAGCGGCGGGCTCGACGGATGGCGCATCACGGCGGAGGCCCAAGGCGCGGCCCGGACGCCGCGGGGTCAATGGACGGGCGGCGCGACGCTCAGCGCGACGGGCGAGAACCCGCGGGCGATGACATGGTCGATCACCTCCGACAAGAGCAACTGGACCGACGCATCGGGCGCCAGTACGCCGATCCAAGGCGCGGCGGCGCACGGGCGCATCAACGGCTCGAAGATCGAAGTGACCGAACTGGCGGCGCAGTCGCCGGCGCCTCTGCGGGCGAGCGGCGAATATGACATGGACAGCGGGCAGTGGCACGCCGACGCGGCGGTGAAGCAATTGGACGCGGGCGAGGTCGGCGTGATCGACGCCAGCGCGGCGGCGCACGGCGATGCGAAGACCCTCGCGCTGGACCGCTTCGACGCCCGCGGCGAGAAGTTCACGGCGGAAGGATCGGGCGCTTACACGTTCGGGGCGGACAAGCCGATGACGCTGGCGGTGAAAATCAGCGGGGAATACGCGGCCAACGACACGACGTCGGCGAGCTACGCATGGGAAGGCGACATCGGCGGCGCGGTCGGCGGGAAGGCGAAGCTGGACGCGACGGGCGTGCTGACCATTGAGCGCTTGAGCGTGAGCGGGCAGAAGGTCGACGACATTTCGACAGGGCTGGAGGTATCGCTCGACGAAGGCGTCGTGGCGGCGAAGACCGGGAAGTTCGATCTGCTGGGCGGGTCGGCGAGCGTGTCGGGCAAGTATGTGCTCAACGAGCAGTCGGCGGGATTGAACATCGCGGCGGAGGACGTTTCGCTGGGCAAGCTGTCGATGTGGGTCAATGGCGATCTGAAGCTGGGCGGGGCGGCGAGCGGGAAGCTGCGCGTGCGTCTGCCGCGGGGCCAGGTCACGCAGGCGAGCGTCAGCGGGTCGTGGTCGGTGAAGGATTTTTCGGATGGGGCGATCGCGTTCGAAACGATGACGGGCGAGCTTCGGACGGAGCGCGGGGTGCTGCGGCTGGACCCCGTGCGATTGACGCGCGGGGCGGGGGAAGCGGCCGGTTGGGCGACGTTCGATCTTCATGACGGCCGCACGCTGCACGCGGAATTGAAGCCGGCGAACTGGCCGGTCGAGTCGGAGGCGATCACGGCGGCGGTGAGCGGGGATGTGGTGATTGATGCGGACGTGGTGGAGCCGCGGGTGGGCGGGAACATGACGCTGGACGCGGCGGTGTCGATGTCGGGCGAGGCGATGGGGCGCGTGAAACTGTCGGGGGTGCTGGCGGATGAGCGATTGGTGCTGAGCACGATCGACGCGGACCTGGCGTTCGGCCGGATTCGCGGCGCGGCGACGATTGACGGGCGGGACTGGACGCAGAGCACGGGGGTCTTGAGCGGGACGGGTCTAAAGCCGGGCGCGGCGGCGAAGTGGTGGCCGGAGGCGGCGATGATCGACGGGGCGGCGGAGATGCAGATAAAGTTCAGCCCATCGACGGATCCGCGGGCGCCCGGGCCGATGCATATTGATGCGCGTTGGTCCCCGACGCAGGCGATGGCGATTCGCCATGTGCCGATCGGCGGCGGGACGCTGACGGCGTTCGCCTCAATGCAGCGCGCGATCATCGACGAAGCGAGCTGGTCGATGGCGGACGGGAAGGTCAAGGCGTGGGCCTCGCTGCGGCGGCGCGACGGGCAGTGGTACGACCATGTGCGGATGGATTTTGAGAACCTGGACCTGAACGTGCTCAATGCATCATTGAGCGACGACGAGAAGGACGCGGTGCCGGGCCGGCTCGAAGGGACGATCAACTTGCTGGGCCCGACGCAGTCGCTTGCGGCGATGGTGGGCACGGCGGACGTGACGATCCGCGATTCGAGTCTGCGTCACACGGACATCATCGGCGGCGTGCTGGGAATCATGGGCAAAGGCGAGATGGATCCCGTCGGGTCCGGCCGGGCGTCGATGCGGCTCGAGGGCGGGACGCTGTGGATCGACAAGCTGCGTTACGAGAATCGGGGCACGGAGATTCTGCTCGATGGGCGGATCGACGACATCGCCAGCGGGATGAAGGGCACGGTGAAGATGAACGCGATCGGATCGTTGCAGCCGTTTAAGAATGTGACGCTGCCGATGATGAGGGATGTCGATGCGCTGCTCAAGGGGTTGGCGTCGCAGGTCACGACGGTTCGGATCACGGGGCCATTGGACAAGGTGACGGTTGAGTCGACTTCGCTGCGTGAGATGATGCAGACGGCGCAGAAGCTTTTGACGACGCCGAATCTTTAGGAGTGGGGAGTTGGGAGTGGGGAGTGCGGAGTGGGAGGCGATCCGGGGCTCCCTGCTTCGCGAAGCGCTTCGCAGGGCTGGCGTCGCTGTGCTCCTCCGCGGCGGGAGCTTGCTGAAAATGGCGTACAGGCGTACGCTGTGGGGCGATGGAACGAGTGCATGTGCGAGTCTGGGCGGGGGCGGTTGCGGCGGTGTGCGCGGTGCTGTTGGGCACGGCGGCGACGCTTCACGCGGACCCGGCCGGGTTCGGGACGCACGAGCAGCTCGGGCTGCCGGCGTGTCCGTGGCGCGAAGCGCACGGCATGCTCTGCCCCACCTGCGGGATGACCACCGCCTTCACGCAGGCGGCGCACGGACACGTGCTGGCGGCGATCCAAACGCAGCCGGCGGGCGGACTGGGCGCGATGGCGGCGGCGATGGCGATCTGGGTCGGGCTCTACGTGATGCTCACCGGCAACACCGGCGGGCGGTTCACGCGCGGGTGGCTGCGGCCCGGACGCACGATGCTCATCGTCCTGAGCGTCATCGCGGTTTCATGGATGTACAAGCTGATCGTCACAGGAGCGACCGGAACATGACTCGACGGTTTTGCATGATGCTTTTGGGCCTGGTGCTGGCGGGAGCGCTGGGCGGCTGCGAGGCGGTCGCATGGGTGGCGCAGGGCGTGACGCCGACGCCGCCGCCGATCGATGTCAAGGCCGAGTACGCCGCGCTGGACAATCAGCGCGTGGCCGTGCTCGTGGACGCCAAGCTCGA is a genomic window containing:
- a CDS encoding DUF2752 domain-containing protein: MERVHVRVWAGAVAAVCAVLLGTAATLHADPAGFGTHEQLGLPACPWREAHGMLCPTCGMTTAFTQAAHGHVLAAIQTQPAGGLGAMAAAMAIWVGLYVMLTGNTGGRFTRGWLRPGRTMLIVLSVIAVSWMYKLIVTGATGT
- the hemB gene encoding porphobilinogen synthase; amino-acid sequence: MPDSPDYRPYLRPRRLRRGKALRDLVADVKLTPDDLCMPLFVRNGQNINKPVLSMPGVSQFSPDRAAEEIEEQAGAGLKSFILFGVTDPDHKDALGSAALDASNPVCTTLRHVRETGLDVTLIADLCFCEYTDHGHCGPLHADPDITVDNDAALPLLGKQALVLAESGADIVAPSGMMDGQVGAIRQALDAAGRTDTAILSYSVKFASSLYGPFREAGEGSPQFGDRRGYQMDYRRSREWRTELELDIAEGADMVMVKPAATYLDILRQVRDATDLPVAAYHVSGEYSMIHAAAANGWLDLQHTAVEVTTAMKRAGADLILTYFAPKLLKWI
- a CDS encoding nucleotidyltransferase, which gives rise to MPARLTIDSRTIAAFCKRHKVRRLALFGSVLRDDFTPRSDVDVLVEFEPDARAGLMAMAAMQHELSDLFDRPVHLSTPGSLSRYFRDRVLSEAEVQYDAA